Proteins encoded in a region of the Oscillatoria salina IIICB1 genome:
- the rplQ gene encoding 50S ribosomal protein L17, with translation MRHRRKVPELGRPADQRRALLRSLATELIRHGQIKTTLIRAKAVRKEVDKMVTLAKNGSLAARRQAIGYLYDKDLVHALFANVQDRYGNRQGGYTRIVRTKRRRGDNAEMAIIELI, from the coding sequence ATGCGTCATCGGCGTAAAGTACCAGAATTAGGAAGACCAGCCGACCAACGTCGGGCTTTACTGCGATCGCTGGCGACAGAATTAATTCGTCACGGTCAAATTAAAACTACTTTAATTCGCGCGAAAGCAGTGCGCAAAGAAGTGGACAAAATGGTTACTCTTGCCAAAAATGGCTCTTTGGCAGCGAGAAGACAGGCAATTGGCTATCTTTACGATAAAGATTTAGTTCATGCTCTGTTTGCGAACGTTCAAGATCGCTATGGAAATCGTCAAGGAGGGTATACCCGAATTGTCCGCACTAAGCGTCGTCGCGGCGACAATGCTGAAATGGCGATTATCG